In Orenia metallireducens, the DNA window TTTAGATAATTTTGGTATAAAGATAGGTTTATTATTCTTATTACTATCTGTAATGGTTCCTTTAGTCGATGGGAGTATATCCTTAGTAGAGATAATAAAGAGTTATAAATCTATTACAGCATTCTTTGCTTTAATTAGTGGCTTATTAGCAACTAAAGTGGTGGGAATGGGAATTGTACTGCTAGAGCGAGATCCTGAATTGATAGTTGGGATGTTATTAGGGTCGATAATTGGAATAGTTTTTTTTGATGGTGTTCCAACAGGACCTTTAGTAGCAGCAGGTTTAACTGCTATCTTTTATCAGCTATATTCTTTGCTGATTAATTAATGGAGGAGGAAGGTTAAATGGGTTGGATACTGTTTATTTTATTGCTTATCTTTTTATGGCTATTAAAAAAACATCCTACTAATTCAAACTTTAAGGTTTTTGATAATTATAGTTATTATATAAGTAAGTATTTAGATGTAAATAAGAAAGATAATGATAGGGATAAAGGTCAGGATAATTAATTATCCTGACCTTTTGCTAATAATATATCTTCTTTAAGGAAGATATAAGTTAGAATTGAGACTACTAGTGCTATTCCAGAAGCTGTTAAAAACATGACTGTTTTATTGATTTCATAGAGTAAACTAAATACTGGTGGACCGGCAGCTACACCTAAGAAACGGACACTACCATAAATAGAGGTGATTCCTCCTCTTTGACCACTGCCAGCAGCACTAGTGACTAAGGTATTCAAAGCTGGTAGTACTATTCCATTTCCTACTCCTAATAGAGCAAGTAATACTAAATAAAGTGTTAGACCATCCAAAAAAGGTAAGATAGCTAATGCGATACAATCTATTAATAGTCCCAAGGACATAACCTTCTTAAATCCCTTACCTTTCTTTTTAAGATAAGCCCCTGAGAGATAAGAGCTAGTGGACATAAGAAGGATGGGCAGGGAGATTAATAGACCTTTCCTTAACCCTTTGATATGATATTTAGTCTCAAGCACATCAGAAATATGAGATAATACTCCAAAGAGTAAAAAGAGTACTGTAACTCCAGCTAATAAACTAAAGAATAGAGAAGCCCCTTTTTCGCTGAAAATCTTTTTAATATCATTGATATAATCTTTTAGCTTCTGTTCTTTAGTATTATTTTCTGGTTCTTTAATGATAAAGAAGAAGGCTATAGTGATAGGAACAGCCAATAGAGCATAAGAGAAGAAGATAGCATACCACGAAATTAAGGCTACTGCTGCACCTAATAAAGGGCTCATAACCTTCCCTAAACCATTTGCTGCTTCGATAGTTCCTAAAGCAGAGCTACGCTCGTTAGATTGAAATATATCTCCAACCAATGCTATGACGATAGGGTAAGTACCAGCAGCTCCTATTCCTTGTATGATTCTACCCACTAGAACTAAATAATATCCCTTCTCTTTTAACATAATAGCAGCTACACCTGAAATTACTCCTCCAATTCCATAAGTGATTAAAGAGGGAATTATAATCTTTTTGCGGCCA includes these proteins:
- a CDS encoding DUF441 domain-containing protein, which encodes MNTSYAFLIIIFSIGLLSKSDLLVLASIVLFTLKLIRLDNLLVVLDNFGIKIGLLFLLLSVMVPLVDGSISLVEIIKSYKSITAFFALISGLLATKVVGMGIVLLERDPELIVGMLLGSIIGIVFFDGVPTGPLVAAGLTAIFYQLYSLLIN
- a CDS encoding MFS transporter — encoded protein: MKKNSKIMIAVFATVPFLMVLGNSMLIPEFPKIKSALNINQFQVGLMITLFSASAGLAIPLLGYLSDRYGRKKIIIPSLITYGIGGVISGVAAIMLKEKGYYLVLVGRIIQGIGAAGTYPIVIALVGDIFQSNERSSALGTIEAANGLGKVMSPLLGAAVALISWYAIFFSYALLAVPITIAFFFIIKEPENNTKEQKLKDYINDIKKIFSEKGASLFFSLLAGVTVLFLLFGVLSHISDVLETKYHIKGLRKGLLISLPILLMSTSSYLSGAYLKKKGKGFKKVMSLGLLIDCIALAILPFLDGLTLYLVLLALLGVGNGIVLPALNTLVTSAAGSGQRGGITSIYGSVRFLGVAAGPPVFSLLYEINKTVMFLTASGIALVVSILTYIFLKEDILLAKGQDN